A region of Nitrospirota bacterium DNA encodes the following proteins:
- the tkt gene encoding transketolase: protein MNFEERCITTIRMLAVDMVQKADSGHPGLPMGAAAMAYVLWTRFLQHNPASPSWADRDRFVLSAGHGSALLYSLLHLTGYDLSLDELKRFRQWGSKTPGHPEYRVTPGVECTTGPLGQGIANAVGLAIAERHLAARFNKPEHEIVNHFTYILVGDGDLMEGIASEAASLAGHLRLGKLICLYDSNRITLSAETRLLFTENVNKRFDAYGWHVQIVQDGNDLSAVEQAITSARIESDRPSLITVKTHIGYGSPHKQDTFGAHGSPLGPDEVRDTKKNLDWPLEPDFFIPEDVQRYFRDAVRKGEEEEAAWDTLMRSYESIFPDLAKEWEMIMIHDFPEGWKRNIPVFEADKKGIATRAAGGQVMNSIAKDIHNLIGGSADLNPSTNTELTGKGNFQPAETGVEHIQGAVSGPWGYEGLNIAFGVREHAMGGIMNGIAYHGGLIPFGSTFLVFSDYMRPSIRLAALSQLHVIYVFTHDSVAVGEDGPTHQPVEHLASLRAIPGLTVLRPADASETAESWKFALDYRGGPVAIILSRQKLPIIDRKQYGQASGLEKGAYILADSEEHPDIVVMATGSEVHLALEARERLLGEGIRARVVSMPSWELFEEQSPEYRQAVLPEYVPKVSIEAGITQGWHKFIGNDGIAIGIDHFGASAPGDVLLKEIGFTTDEVVRKLMELTKRQRSA from the coding sequence ATGAATTTTGAAGAGCGTTGCATCACAACGATCAGGATGCTCGCCGTCGATATGGTCCAAAAAGCTGATTCAGGGCACCCTGGTCTTCCCATGGGCGCTGCTGCCATGGCATATGTGCTATGGACAAGATTTCTCCAGCATAACCCGGCGAGCCCTTCATGGGCAGACAGGGATCGCTTTGTATTGTCTGCGGGCCATGGCTCCGCCCTGCTCTATTCGCTACTGCATCTCACCGGATACGATCTGTCTCTGGATGAACTCAAACGATTTCGTCAGTGGGGGAGCAAGACCCCGGGGCATCCCGAATATCGTGTCACTCCCGGTGTGGAATGTACGACAGGACCTCTCGGGCAGGGGATTGCAAACGCGGTAGGCCTAGCCATAGCGGAACGTCATCTTGCTGCACGTTTTAACAAACCGGAGCATGAAATCGTCAATCATTTCACCTATATTCTTGTGGGTGATGGCGATCTTATGGAAGGCATTGCCTCTGAAGCGGCTTCTCTCGCCGGGCATCTTAGACTTGGAAAACTTATTTGCTTATACGACAGCAACCGTATCACACTTTCAGCAGAAACAAGATTGCTTTTTACGGAGAATGTAAACAAGCGTTTCGATGCCTACGGTTGGCATGTGCAGATAGTACAGGACGGCAATGACCTATCAGCTGTCGAGCAGGCGATAACCAGTGCACGCATAGAGTCTGATCGGCCTTCCCTTATCACCGTTAAGACCCATATCGGGTATGGGAGTCCGCACAAGCAGGATACCTTTGGTGCTCACGGCTCTCCTCTCGGTCCTGACGAAGTCCGGGATACCAAAAAGAACCTGGATTGGCCTCTTGAGCCTGATTTCTTTATCCCCGAAGATGTTCAGAGATATTTTAGAGATGCTGTGCGAAAAGGAGAAGAGGAAGAGGCGGCATGGGATACTCTTATGCGGTCCTATGAGTCTATATTCCCTGACCTGGCAAAAGAGTGGGAGATGATTATGATCCATGATTTTCCGGAAGGATGGAAGCGAAATATCCCGGTATTTGAGGCTGACAAGAAAGGGATTGCCACACGCGCTGCCGGCGGACAGGTCATGAACAGCATTGCGAAGGATATCCATAATCTCATAGGAGGCTCTGCGGACCTCAATCCCTCGACCAATACCGAGCTGACAGGGAAAGGCAATTTTCAACCGGCAGAAACAGGAGTGGAGCATATTCAGGGAGCAGTATCTGGCCCTTGGGGATATGAAGGCCTAAATATCGCTTTTGGAGTAAGGGAACACGCCATGGGAGGGATCATGAACGGGATAGCCTACCATGGTGGGCTTATCCCCTTTGGCAGCACTTTTCTCGTTTTTTCCGACTATATGAGGCCGTCCATACGCCTTGCCGCCCTTTCGCAACTGCACGTCATTTATGTATTTACCCACGACTCTGTTGCAGTCGGCGAGGATGGTCCAACCCATCAGCCTGTTGAGCATCTTGCAAGCCTCAGGGCAATCCCCGGATTGACTGTGTTAAGACCTGCTGATGCTTCTGAGACCGCTGAATCCTGGAAATTTGCGCTTGATTACCGGGGCGGTCCCGTCGCGATTATCCTCAGCAGGCAGAAACTACCTATTATTGATCGGAAGCAATATGGTCAGGCATCGGGCCTTGAAAAGGGGGCTTATATTCTGGCTGATTCAGAAGAGCATCCTGATATTGTCGTAATGGCCACAGGATCGGAAGTTCATCTCGCCCTGGAAGCTCGTGAAAGGCTTCTCGGTGAGGGCATTCGGGCAAGGGTTGTCAGCATGCCCTCCTGGGAGCTCTTTGAAGAACAAAGCCCTGAATACAGGCAAGCTGTCCTTCCCGAATACGTCCCTAAAGTATCGATTGAGGCAGGTATCACTCAGGGATGGCACAAGTTTATCGGCAATGATGGTATTGCGATAGGCATTGATCATTTTGGCGCATCAGCTCCGGGAGATGTTTTACTGAAGGAAATTGGCTTCACCACTGATGAAGTTGTACGAAAACTAATGGAGCTAACGAAAAGACAGAGGAGCGCATAA
- the rpiB gene encoding ribose 5-phosphate isomerase B — MKIAIGADHGGFSLKNIAVPFLKELGHDVFDVGTDSGAPVDYPDYARAVSMEILGKRVERGILICGSGVGACVAANKFPGIRAALCHDSFSARQGVEDDNVNVLCLGARIIGPELAKDIVKIWLAATFSGAERHVRRLAKVDEIEKEFTVNSERGDGHGQ, encoded by the coding sequence ATGAAAATAGCGATTGGTGCTGACCACGGCGGATTCAGTCTGAAAAATATTGCAGTGCCTTTTCTGAAAGAGCTTGGCCACGATGTGTTCGATGTCGGCACTGATAGTGGGGCTCCTGTTGATTATCCGGATTACGCCCGGGCCGTATCTATGGAAATTCTGGGGAAGAGGGTTGAAAGAGGCATACTCATCTGCGGCAGCGGAGTGGGCGCCTGCGTCGCGGCCAACAAGTTTCCTGGAATACGAGCAGCTCTTTGTCACGACTCTTTCTCTGCCAGACAGGGGGTGGAAGACGACAATGTAAACGTTCTTTGCCTCGGTGCAAGGATCATCGGCCCCGAGCTTGCCAAGGATATCGTAAAGATATGGCTTGCTGCCACTTTTTCGGGGGCAGAACGGCATGTGCGAAGACTGGCGAAAGTGGATGAAATTGAAAAAGAATTCACGGTAAATTCAGAAAGAGGTGACGGCCATGGTCAATAA
- the tal gene encoding transaldolase, with amino-acid sequence MVNNPLRELGELGQSVWLDNLSRKLITSGRLNQFIVEDGLRGITTNPTIFQKAISGSADYDGLIKGLLERGITNEKELFLSLAMRDVSDAADMLLPIYEETGGRDGYVSIEVSPDLAYAPDKTIQEAEYLYATIGRKNILVKVPATSVCIPAIEYLIGQGINVNVTLLFSVARYEEVAEAYIRGLEKRAGENQPINMIASVASFFVSRVDTLIDRLLMEGTMAETSNTRKEDFQRLMGRAAVANAITAYGRYQDIFSSKRFQSLQREGAATQRVLWASTGTKNPDYSDVKYAEELIAPDTVNTMPESLMEAFRNHGRPVTAIRGDIAGQPDPLITELRDAGIDIELIAAELENEGVKLFADSFSSVLSEVAKKRDILLSKQ; translated from the coding sequence ATGGTCAATAATCCCCTGCGCGAACTTGGAGAACTTGGGCAAAGTGTCTGGCTCGACAACCTGAGCAGAAAACTCATTACGTCCGGCAGGTTAAATCAGTTTATTGTAGAAGATGGACTCAGAGGGATAACCACAAATCCGACAATATTCCAGAAAGCTATATCCGGAAGCGCTGACTATGACGGCCTGATCAAAGGGCTTCTGGAGCGCGGAATTACAAACGAAAAGGAGTTGTTTCTCAGTCTCGCCATGCGTGATGTGTCGGATGCAGCAGATATGCTGTTGCCGATCTATGAAGAGACTGGAGGACGGGACGGATACGTGAGCATCGAGGTGTCTCCTGATCTTGCCTATGCCCCTGATAAAACTATACAGGAAGCAGAATATCTTTATGCCACAATCGGACGGAAGAATATTCTTGTCAAGGTTCCGGCCACAAGCGTCTGCATCCCCGCTATCGAATACCTCATCGGCCAGGGCATCAATGTAAACGTGACGCTTCTTTTTTCGGTGGCACGCTATGAAGAAGTTGCAGAAGCATATATAAGAGGTCTTGAGAAGAGAGCGGGGGAAAACCAGCCGATCAATATGATCGCATCAGTTGCCAGCTTCTTTGTAAGCAGGGTAGACACATTGATTGACAGACTCCTGATGGAAGGAACTATGGCAGAAACATCAAACACAAGAAAAGAGGATTTCCAGCGCCTCATGGGAAGAGCTGCGGTTGCCAATGCCATAACCGCTTATGGTCGCTACCAGGATATTTTCTCCTCCAAACGCTTTCAGTCCCTGCAGCGTGAGGGAGCAGCGACTCAGCGGGTGCTCTGGGCAAGCACAGGTACGAAGAATCCGGACTACAGCGATGTTAAATACGCAGAGGAGTTAATCGCCCCTGATACGGTCAATACTATGCCCGAATCACTGATGGAGGCTTTCAGAAATCACGGCAGGCCTGTGACTGCCATACGGGGAGACATTGCCGGACAGCCTGACCCTCTCATCACTGAACTACGGGATGCAGGCATAGACATTGAGCTGATTGCCGCGGAACTCGAAAATGAGGGAGTAAAGCTCTTTGCAGACTCTTTCTCGTCAGTTCTGAGCGAAGTTGCCAAAAAAAGAGATATTCTATTATCTAAACAGTGA
- the gnd gene encoding decarboxylating 6-phosphogluconate dehydrogenase, which produces MKIGMVGLGKMGMNMARRLIQNGQEVVAFNRSPEKVDEIVKEGAIGAYTLKEMLNKLTAPRIVWLMLPAGKPVDDAIENLKPLLEEGDIIVDGGNSFYKDDIRHEESLRAEGIHYLDAGVSGGIWGLKIGYCLMIGGEEEAYEKLAPIFTALAPEDGYLYCGPAGAGHFVKMIHNGIEYGMMAAYGEGFDILNASPYGNTLDFGAVAHLWNQGSVVRSWLLELAEDAFKKDGKLNMIEGFVEDSGEGRWTVQQAIDFAVPAPVITASLFQRFRSRQDNSFSDRLLAALRNEFGGHAVQKKGE; this is translated from the coding sequence ATGAAAATTGGAATGGTCGGACTTGGAAAGATGGGAATGAATATGGCCCGACGTCTGATTCAGAACGGGCAGGAGGTTGTAGCATTCAATAGGTCTCCGGAAAAAGTAGACGAGATAGTGAAAGAGGGGGCAATAGGCGCCTATACCCTCAAAGAAATGCTTAATAAGCTTACGGCTCCCCGCATAGTTTGGCTTATGCTTCCGGCAGGAAAGCCGGTTGACGATGCGATTGAAAATCTCAAGCCATTGCTTGAAGAAGGAGATATTATTGTCGACGGCGGCAACAGCTTCTATAAAGATGATATCAGGCATGAGGAGTCGCTCAGGGCAGAGGGCATTCACTACCTTGACGCAGGAGTAAGCGGTGGAATCTGGGGCCTGAAAATCGGTTATTGCCTGATGATCGGAGGAGAAGAGGAAGCATATGAAAAACTTGCCCCGATATTTACAGCTCTTGCGCCAGAGGACGGCTATCTCTATTGCGGACCGGCAGGCGCGGGTCACTTTGTCAAGATGATACATAACGGTATCGAATACGGCATGATGGCTGCCTATGGGGAAGGTTTTGATATACTGAACGCCTCACCTTACGGAAACACGCTTGATTTCGGAGCGGTCGCCCACCTCTGGAACCAGGGAAGTGTCGTACGGTCGTGGCTGCTTGAGTTAGCAGAAGATGCCTTCAAAAAAGACGGTAAGCTTAATATGATCGAGGGTTTTGTCGAGGATTCAGGTGAGGGAAGATGGACTGTCCAGCAGGCAATTGATTTTGCGGTGCCCGCCCCGGTAATCACTGCATCCCTTTTTCAGAGGTTCCGTTCGCGCCAGGATAATTCATTTTCGGACAGGCTTCTTGCAGCTTTGAGAAATGAGTTTGGGGGCCATGCCGTACAAAAAAAGGGGGAATAA
- the zwf gene encoding glucose-6-phosphate dehydrogenase, producing the protein MAGNVSGKIISSSDSHCNIDIPSPCAVVIFGASGDLTKRKIIPSLYRLFAINLLPDPFFVIGTARTQLGDNDFRESMREAVKEAVPKDFSESSWLTFSEMLHYHRVEYDVQYTYAGLKDKLLILEKEHGTGGNRIYYLATPPTVYEPVIENLGIAGLSKEDGGYRHIVVEKPIGSDLESAVHLNKTLAAFFTERQIYRMDHYLAKETVQNILMFRFANSIFEPIWNSRYIDHVQITASETLGVEHRAGYYEKAGVVRDMFQNHIFQLLALTAMEPPALFDADRVRDEKVKVFRSIRPFQLDSLNTQVVVGQYGKGTINGKEAVAYRDESGVFPESTTPTYAALKVHVDNWRWKGVPFYLRSGKRLRSRKAEIAIHFKPVPHLMFSHAIEDGIEPNVLILRVQPDEGIGIHFQAKNPGSKVCLNTVLMNFSYQNVSLLDGYERVLLDCMQGDQMLFVRSDGVQQTWTLLTPLIDKLTAAVRPNEFPNYESGSSGPAAAEDLMKRDGRVWRPL; encoded by the coding sequence ATGGCAGGGAATGTTTCAGGCAAAATTATTTCCAGCTCTGACTCCCACTGTAATATTGATATCCCTTCCCCCTGTGCTGTGGTTATATTCGGGGCTTCAGGTGATCTCACCAAAAGGAAGATAATCCCATCGCTCTATCGGCTCTTTGCGATTAATCTGCTTCCGGATCCCTTCTTTGTAATTGGAACTGCCCGAACTCAGCTCGGTGACAACGACTTCAGAGAATCGATGAGGGAAGCAGTAAAAGAAGCTGTCCCCAAGGACTTCTCAGAGAGCTCCTGGCTGACTTTTTCTGAAATGCTTCATTATCACCGCGTCGAATACGACGTGCAGTATACCTATGCAGGGTTGAAGGACAAGCTGCTGATTCTTGAGAAAGAACATGGCACTGGTGGAAACAGAATATATTATCTTGCCACCCCACCCACTGTTTATGAGCCGGTCATCGAAAACCTCGGGATAGCAGGGCTATCGAAGGAAGATGGGGGATACAGGCATATCGTTGTAGAAAAGCCTATCGGCAGTGATCTTGAGTCGGCTGTGCATCTGAACAAGACACTTGCCGCATTTTTTACCGAGCGCCAGATATATCGCATGGACCATTATCTCGCAAAAGAGACTGTCCAGAACATCCTGATGTTCAGGTTCGCCAATTCGATATTTGAGCCGATATGGAACAGTCGATATATCGACCATGTTCAGATTACTGCCTCTGAGACCCTCGGCGTCGAGCACAGGGCTGGATATTACGAGAAGGCCGGCGTGGTACGAGATATGTTTCAGAACCACATCTTCCAGCTTCTTGCCTTGACGGCAATGGAACCACCTGCGCTCTTTGATGCCGATCGGGTAAGAGATGAAAAAGTGAAGGTCTTCAGGTCTATCCGACCCTTCCAGCTTGACAGCCTCAATACGCAGGTTGTAGTCGGGCAGTATGGGAAAGGAACTATAAACGGAAAAGAGGCAGTTGCTTACCGGGATGAGTCCGGCGTATTCCCTGAATCAACAACACCTACTTATGCAGCGCTTAAAGTTCATGTGGATAATTGGAGATGGAAAGGAGTTCCCTTCTATCTCCGGTCGGGAAAGAGGCTGCGTTCACGGAAAGCGGAGATTGCTATTCATTTCAAACCGGTGCCTCATCTTATGTTTTCTCATGCGATTGAAGATGGCATTGAGCCGAATGTATTGATTCTCAGGGTCCAGCCGGATGAGGGCATAGGGATCCATTTTCAGGCAAAAAACCCAGGTTCAAAGGTATGTCTCAATACCGTCCTTATGAACTTCTCATACCAGAATGTTTCTCTGCTCGATGGCTATGAGCGGGTGCTGCTCGACTGCATGCAAGGGGATCAGATGTTATTCGTGCGTTCTGACGGCGTGCAGCAGACATGGACATTATTGACTCCCCTGATAGATAAATTGACGGCAGCTGTACGACCCAATGAATTTCCTAACTACGAATCAGGCTCTTCAGGTCCCGCTGCTGCAGAGGATCTCATGAAGAGAGACGGCAGGGTATGGAGACCTCTCTGA
- the pgl gene encoding 6-phosphogluconolactonase: protein METSLKDDIRILPDPESLAHAAATIFADAAKQAIAAHDRFSVALSGGSTPRQLFRILGSDYRNSIRWDSVHLFWTDERAVPPQHEQSNYRLAHDELISKVAIPYNNIHRIQGELAPSGAAKEYEKELRHHFGDHDIPVFDLILLGLGQDGHTASLFPESEALLEKDHLVAPSYSKSADNWRVTLTLPVLNNAANIVFLIAGKSKVSIINEIFSRGRGHLYPAGQINPAKGHITWLLDRESASELQR, encoded by the coding sequence ATGGAGACCTCTCTGAAAGACGATATCCGAATATTGCCTGATCCGGAAAGTTTGGCTCATGCAGCGGCAACCATTTTTGCAGATGCTGCTAAGCAAGCCATTGCAGCTCATGACAGATTTTCTGTAGCGCTTTCGGGAGGTTCGACTCCACGACAGCTGTTCCGAATACTCGGTTCAGACTATCGTAATTCGATCAGGTGGGACTCAGTTCATCTTTTTTGGACCGACGAACGAGCTGTACCGCCGCAGCATGAGCAGAGCAATTACAGACTTGCACATGATGAACTGATCTCAAAAGTAGCGATACCTTACAATAACATCCATCGGATACAGGGGGAACTCGCTCCTTCCGGGGCGGCAAAAGAGTATGAAAAGGAACTTCGACACCACTTTGGCGACCATGACATACCGGTATTTGATCTCATTCTTCTCGGTCTCGGACAGGATGGACATACTGCTTCTCTCTTCCCGGAATCAGAGGCATTGCTGGAAAAGGACCATCTTGTTGCTCCTTCATATTCTAAGTCCGCTGATAACTGGAGAGTTACATTGACCTTACCGGTTCTGAACAATGCAGCGAATATAGTCTTTCTCATAGCAGGAAAGTCAAAGGTCAGTATTATCAATGAGATTTTTTCAAGAGGAAGAGGACATCTTTATCCCGCCGGTCAGATCAATCCCGCAAAAGGCCACATTACCTGGCTTCTGGACAGAGAATCGGCATCTGAGCTGCAGAGATGA
- a CDS encoding TIGR04283 family arsenosugar biosynthesis glycosyltransferase, with protein MISVIIPALNEERTIEKCIVEIRHESCDLEIIVADGGSSDKTGEIASGCSEVAVVTSRKGRGLQLNAGAAAATGDILLFLHADTTLEKGWSQSILKSLDENSVVGGAFTFAVNNPSWKYRLLEAWVKLRCTLCELPYGDQAIFIRKDLFHKLNGYQNIPLMEDVELIEKMKRTGKITILDKKAFTSERRWSNKGLIRTAAINQLTMMLYKLGVSPEALFRLYYR; from the coding sequence ATGATCTCAGTAATTATCCCTGCGCTTAATGAAGAGAGAACTATTGAAAAATGCATCGTAGAGATACGTCACGAAAGCTGTGACCTTGAGATTATTGTTGCCGATGGCGGTAGCAGCGATAAGACGGGAGAGATCGCCTCAGGCTGCTCGGAAGTGGCTGTAGTTACTTCGAGAAAAGGTAGGGGGCTACAGTTGAATGCAGGCGCTGCTGCTGCTACAGGCGATATTCTTCTCTTCCTTCATGCTGACACCACCCTTGAAAAGGGCTGGTCACAAAGCATTCTTAAAAGCCTCGATGAGAATTCTGTGGTTGGTGGGGCTTTTACTTTCGCCGTTAACAATCCTTCCTGGAAATATAGACTTCTAGAGGCATGGGTAAAACTGCGCTGCACCCTCTGCGAATTACCATACGGTGACCAGGCCATATTCATAAGAAAGGATCTTTTCCATAAACTGAACGGGTATCAGAATATCCCTCTTATGGAAGATGTTGAGCTCATCGAGAAAATGAAAAGAACCGGTAAAATAACCATTCTTGACAAGAAGGCCTTCACTTCAGAAAGACGATGGAGCAATAAAGGACTTATCAGGACGGCAGCAATTAATCAGCTAACCATGATGCTCTATAAGCTTGGCGTAAGTCCTGAGGCACTATTTCGACTCTATTACCGATGA
- a CDS encoding TIGR04282 family arsenosugar biosynthesis glycosyltransferase, whose amino-acid sequence MIKYPEPGKVKTRLAHEIGKVRASAVCKHIAEQVLRNTAPSEDDRYSRIVFIDPPEREDDFQGWLPGEQFAGQQGSDLGERMDNAIRHLLSRGTEKAVITGADIPDLSCDIIMQAFKKLDHVDVVIGPAADGGYYLIGMKSPMTELFRNVSWSTGNVFSETVKTLQRSGKSYGVLPILSDLDTIADLNRVLK is encoded by the coding sequence ATGATAAAGTATCCAGAGCCGGGCAAAGTCAAGACTCGACTGGCCCATGAAATCGGTAAGGTCAGGGCCTCTGCAGTATGCAAACATATAGCCGAGCAGGTTTTGAGAAATACAGCTCCCTCTGAAGATGATCGATACAGCCGAATTGTCTTTATTGATCCGCCGGAAAGGGAAGATGACTTCCAGGGCTGGCTGCCGGGGGAGCAGTTTGCAGGTCAGCAAGGCAGCGACCTTGGTGAGCGGATGGACAATGCTATCAGACATCTTCTATCCAGAGGGACAGAAAAAGCTGTTATTACCGGTGCTGACATCCCTGATTTGAGCTGCGATATCATCATGCAGGCCTTCAAAAAACTCGATCATGTGGATGTTGTAATAGGTCCCGCTGCAGACGGAGGGTACTATCTCATCGGAATGAAGTCACCCATGACTGAACTCTTTCGCAACGTGTCCTGGAGTACCGGGAATGTTTTCTCTGAGACGGTTAAGACTCTTCAGCGGTCAGGCAAAAGCTATGGAGTTCTCCCTATCCTTTCAGATCTTGACACGATTGCAGATCTTAATCGCGTTCTCAAATAG
- a CDS encoding FMN-binding protein, producing the protein MFTDKFLEVIGKEGVVSIVSCADNEAHVVNTWNSYLVSPNDGRLLIPAYAMRKTEKKVLQSNKVLLTVGSKEVAGRMGQGCGFLIEGIAKFIPSGSEYDMMKSKFSFLTRVLEVTVTSIKQTI; encoded by the coding sequence ATGTTCACAGACAAGTTTTTGGAGGTAATAGGTAAGGAAGGCGTTGTTTCAATAGTTTCATGCGCTGACAATGAGGCTCACGTGGTTAATACCTGGAATAGCTATCTTGTGAGCCCAAACGACGGAAGGCTGCTAATTCCTGCTTATGCGATGAGAAAGACAGAAAAAAAAGTACTTCAGAGTAATAAAGTTTTGCTCACTGTCGGGAGTAAAGAAGTAGCAGGGCGCATGGGACAAGGGTGTGGTTTCTTGATTGAAGGAATAGCAAAATTCATACCTTCAGGTTCAGAATATGACATGATGAAGTCTAAATTCTCCTTTTTAACTCGTGTTCTTGAAGTTACGGTAACTTCGATCAAGCAAACCATTTAA
- a CDS encoding Rrf2 family transcriptional regulator produces MVRSIAGVKGGYELAKRAEDVSFWDIIEAIEGASHLFRCAEIRKKNIFVTNPRIYTDKCPCLIKVVMQEAEELMRDKLRKKSLRWLYGQVHKDFSVEKKKAIAGWSKEL; encoded by the coding sequence ATTGTCCGATCTATTGCCGGCGTTAAGGGGGGGTACGAGTTGGCAAAAAGAGCGGAAGATGTCTCCTTCTGGGATATTATAGAGGCAATTGAAGGGGCGTCTCATCTATTTCGATGTGCAGAGATTCGCAAGAAGAACATTTTTGTCACGAATCCCAGAATATATACGGATAAGTGTCCTTGCTTAATAAAGGTGGTTATGCAGGAAGCAGAGGAGCTGATGCGAGACAAACTAAGGAAAAAGTCACTTCGTTGGTTGTACGGACAAGTACATAAGGATTTCTCAGTAGAGAAAAAAAAGGCAATAGCTGGTTGGTCAAAAGAGTTATAG
- a CDS encoding YHS domain protein, which translates to MAIAIFYTLFSCVKSVSVPPVNVTDEGLAIKGYDPVAYFTDKRPIEGMSEFKYVWKGAVWRFASSAHLEMFKKDAEKYAPMYGGYCAYAVSQGKTADIDPASWTIFEDRLYLNLNKDVQMLWEKDMQAYIKKADENWPRMLRKK; encoded by the coding sequence ATAGCCATTGCCATTTTCTATACTCTATTTTCTTGTGTTAAAAGCGTATCCGTCCCTCCTGTCAATGTAACTGATGAAGGGTTAGCGATCAAAGGTTATGACCCAGTTGCATATTTCACCGACAAGAGACCAATCGAGGGAATGTCTGAATTCAAGTATGTCTGGAAGGGTGCAGTATGGAGATTTGCCAGTTCAGCTCACCTTGAAATGTTCAAAAAAGATGCTGAAAAATATGCGCCCATGTATGGGGGGTACTGTGCTTATGCTGTCAGTCAGGGGAAAACCGCTGATATCGACCCTGCTTCATGGACCATCTTTGAGGACAGACTGTATCTGAATCTCAACAAAGATGTCCAGATGTTGTGGGAGAAAGATATGCAGGCATATATAAAGAAGGCTGACGAGAACTGGCCCCGAATGCTTCGCAAGAAATAA